Proteins from a single region of Paraglaciecola sp. T6c:
- the lpdA gene encoding dihydrolipoyl dehydrogenase: protein MSEIKTQLVVLGAGPGGYSAAFRAADLGIETVIVDVNSKLGGVCLNVGCIPSKALLHVAKVIEEAKALSAHGVDFGAPKFDLDKIRDWKDSVVDKLTGGLAGMSKMRKVKHVQGYGKFTGSNTLEVKGDDGTTTISFDNAIIAAGSEPVSLPFIPQDDPRVIDSTGALEMKDIPGKMLVLGGGIIGLEMGTVYSALGSQIDVVEFLDQLVPAADKDIVKIYQKTVKDKFNIMLETKVTAVEAKDDGLYVTFEGKQAPAEPVKYDKVLVAVGRRPNGKLVDADKAGVTVDERGFINVDKQMRTNVSSIFAIGDLVGQPMLAHKAVHEGHVAAEVISGMKHYFDPKCIPSVAYTEPEMAWVGLTEKEAKEQGISFETANFPWAASGRAIASAATNGMTKLIFDKDTHRIIGGAIVGTNAGEMLGEIGLAIEMGADAEDIALTIHAHPTLNESIGLAAEMYEGSITDLPNPKAKKKK from the coding sequence AAACAGCAAGCTAGGTGGTGTGTGCTTAAACGTAGGGTGTATCCCTTCAAAAGCTCTGCTTCATGTAGCAAAGGTAATCGAAGAAGCTAAAGCGTTATCGGCTCATGGTGTCGATTTTGGCGCGCCAAAATTTGATTTAGACAAAATTCGTGACTGGAAAGACAGTGTAGTTGACAAGCTCACTGGTGGTCTCGCTGGCATGTCTAAAATGCGTAAAGTGAAACACGTGCAAGGTTACGGCAAATTCACAGGCAGTAACACCCTTGAAGTGAAAGGCGACGACGGCACAACCACAATTTCTTTTGACAACGCTATTATTGCCGCCGGCTCTGAGCCTGTTAGCTTGCCTTTTATCCCTCAAGATGACCCTCGGGTAATCGACTCAACTGGCGCCCTAGAGATGAAAGACATCCCTGGTAAAATGCTAGTTCTAGGCGGTGGTATCATCGGTCTTGAAATGGGTACGGTATACAGTGCGTTAGGTTCACAAATTGACGTGGTTGAGTTCTTGGATCAATTGGTGCCAGCAGCTGACAAGGACATCGTTAAAATTTACCAAAAAACCGTTAAAGACAAATTCAACATCATGCTTGAAACCAAAGTGACTGCGGTTGAAGCGAAAGATGACGGTTTGTACGTGACGTTTGAAGGCAAACAAGCACCGGCAGAACCGGTTAAATACGACAAAGTATTGGTTGCAGTGGGTCGTCGTCCTAACGGTAAGTTAGTTGACGCTGACAAAGCTGGTGTAACCGTTGATGAGCGCGGGTTTATCAATGTTGATAAGCAAATGCGCACCAACGTTAGCAGCATTTTTGCTATCGGTGACCTAGTAGGTCAACCTATGCTTGCTCACAAAGCCGTACATGAAGGCCATGTAGCGGCTGAAGTTATTTCTGGTATGAAGCATTACTTTGACCCGAAATGCATTCCTTCTGTTGCCTACACTGAGCCAGAAATGGCTTGGGTGGGGTTAACTGAAAAAGAAGCAAAAGAGCAAGGTATAAGCTTTGAAACAGCTAACTTCCCTTGGGCAGCTTCCGGTCGAGCAATCGCTTCTGCTGCTACCAACGGTATGACTAAGCTTATTTTCGATAAAGACACTCACCGCATCATCGGTGGTGCCATTGTGGGTACCAACGCAGGCGAAATGCTTGGCGAAATTGGTCTTGCGATCGAAATGGGTGCTGATGCTGAAGACATCGCATTGACTATCCATGCTCACCCTACCTTGAATGAGTCTATAGGTCTGGCTGCTGAAATGTACGAAGGTAGCATTACAGATTTGCCTAACCCGAAAGCGAAAAAGAAAAAGTAA
- a CDS encoding M13 family metallopeptidase, whose translation MKKLSLVAMSVCIALGLSACSPSPEKESETKQEITKVAEKKAPELSGIDLTAIDKTVRPQDDLFRYVNGTWLETTEIPGDKSRYGVFNVLYDDTQDHLKTIIQEAADSNAKKGTNTQKLGDMYNSYMNVELANSLGLSPLKAELDSINDIRDMKQISAKFGELYTKGIGGIFNFYVSPDAKKPEVVGMYLVQGGLTLPDRDYYSKDEEKFVNFRNATQTYMAALLEKAGVSDPEQAASELMDLEKDIASKHISRVESRDAEKNYNKRSAQEVTSLMGGSFDWQAYAAASGISSVDEIIVRNMPYFEAVGEIYANHDVQVWKNYLTYNLLDAYASRLDEELVNLHFDFHSKTLNGIPEQQPRWKRAVAATSGVLGEVLGQQYVERHFTPEAKAKMDELVKNLTKAYGESIDQLDWMTPETKKAAREKLAKFTPKIGYPDKWLNYDDLTIAADDLVGNYLRYFEFDHAVDVAKIGKPVDKADWGMTPQTINAYYSPVRNEIVFPAGILQSPFFDMTADDAVNYGAIGAVIGHEIGHGFDDQGSKYDGEGNLRSWWSDEDRAAFDVLGKKLVAQFDAYEPIPGQHVNGELTLGENIGDLAGVTIGYKAYHMSLGDKEGKVIDGLTGDQRFFMGYAQVWRSKMREDALRARLLSDPHSPGEYRVNGIVGNVDAFYEAFDVKEGDNMYLKPEDRVKIW comes from the coding sequence ATGAAAAAGCTATCTTTAGTAGCAATGAGTGTATGCATTGCATTGGGTTTGAGCGCTTGTAGTCCTAGCCCTGAAAAAGAGTCAGAAACAAAACAAGAAATCACAAAAGTCGCTGAGAAAAAGGCTCCTGAATTATCAGGTATCGACTTAACGGCAATTGATAAAACCGTTCGTCCTCAAGACGACTTGTTTCGTTACGTAAATGGTACATGGCTTGAAACCACAGAGATTCCAGGAGATAAGTCTCGTTATGGTGTATTCAACGTGTTATATGATGATACCCAAGATCATCTTAAAACCATCATCCAAGAAGCTGCTGACAGCAACGCCAAGAAAGGCACCAATACGCAAAAATTAGGCGACATGTATAACAGTTACATGAACGTTGAATTAGCCAACTCCTTAGGCCTTTCACCACTTAAAGCTGAGCTTGATAGTATTAACGATATCAGAGATATGAAGCAAATATCGGCTAAATTTGGTGAGCTTTACACTAAAGGTATTGGCGGGATCTTCAACTTCTATGTGTCACCTGATGCCAAGAAACCTGAAGTTGTTGGTATGTACTTAGTGCAAGGCGGCTTGACCTTGCCTGATCGTGACTATTACAGTAAAGACGAAGAAAAATTCGTTAACTTCCGTAATGCAACGCAAACATACATGGCAGCTCTACTAGAAAAAGCTGGCGTAAGTGATCCTGAGCAAGCCGCTTCAGAGTTAATGGATTTAGAAAAAGACATAGCCTCCAAGCACATCTCGCGCGTAGAAAGCCGTGATGCAGAAAAAAACTACAACAAACGCAGCGCGCAAGAAGTAACCAGCTTAATGGGCGGTAGCTTTGACTGGCAGGCTTATGCTGCTGCTAGCGGTATCAGCAGTGTGGATGAAATTATCGTGCGCAACATGCCTTACTTTGAAGCCGTAGGCGAGATATACGCAAACCATGACGTGCAAGTTTGGAAGAACTATCTCACTTACAATTTGCTCGATGCTTACGCCTCTCGTTTAGATGAAGAACTGGTTAACCTACATTTCGATTTCCACTCAAAGACGTTGAACGGTATTCCTGAGCAGCAACCTCGCTGGAAACGTGCAGTTGCCGCAACCAGTGGCGTATTAGGTGAAGTACTCGGCCAGCAATACGTTGAACGTCACTTTACCCCAGAAGCAAAAGCAAAAATGGATGAGTTAGTTAAAAACTTGACCAAAGCGTACGGTGAAAGCATCGATCAACTCGATTGGATGACGCCTGAAACGAAAAAGGCTGCCCGTGAAAAGCTTGCTAAGTTTACCCCAAAAATCGGCTACCCTGATAAGTGGTTGAACTACGATGATCTAACCATTGCCGCAGACGACTTAGTCGGCAACTATCTGCGTTATTTCGAATTCGATCACGCAGTAGATGTAGCTAAAATTGGCAAACCCGTCGATAAAGCAGATTGGGGCATGACACCGCAGACAATCAATGCTTACTACAGCCCGGTACGCAACGAAATCGTGTTCCCTGCAGGCATATTGCAATCACCGTTTTTTGATATGACCGCTGATGATGCTGTTAATTACGGCGCTATAGGAGCGGTAATTGGCCATGAAATTGGCCATGGTTTTGACGACCAAGGCTCAAAGTACGATGGCGAAGGTAACTTGCGTAGCTGGTGGAGTGATGAAGATCGCGCCGCATTCGATGTGCTTGGTAAAAAGCTTGTGGCCCAATTTGACGCTTACGAACCCATCCCAGGTCAGCACGTAAACGGTGAGTTGACTTTAGGTGAAAACATTGGCGATTTAGCCGGTGTGACTATCGGCTACAAAGCCTATCACATGTCACTTGGTGATAAAGAAGGCAAGGTCATTGACGGCCTAACCGGTGACCAGCGCTTCTTTATGGGATATGCCCAAGTATGGCGTAGCAAAATGCGTGAAGATGCTTTACGTGCTCGCTTGCTTAGTGACCCACACTCACCTGGCGAATACCGTGTAAACGGCATAGTAGGTAACGTTGATGCTTTCTATGAGGCCTTTGACGTTAAAGAAGGTGATAACATGTATCTGAAGCCTGAAGACCGCGTTAAAATCTGGTAA
- a CDS encoding DUF1289 domain-containing protein, giving the protein MQQLEIFHIESPCIGVCQAGPRGYCLGCYRSREERLHWINLDDQVKSKIVKACALRKKRAFARKRSQDAPPPHPPIQGDLLD; this is encoded by the coding sequence GTGCAACAACTCGAAATATTCCACATTGAAAGTCCTTGTATTGGCGTTTGCCAAGCAGGCCCGCGTGGATATTGCTTAGGCTGTTATCGCTCTAGAGAAGAACGGTTGCACTGGATCAACTTAGACGATCAAGTAAAAAGTAAGATTGTGAAGGCTTGTGCTCTGCGTAAAAAACGTGCTTTTGCGCGAAAGCGCAGCCAAGACGCGCCTCCCCCACACCCGCCTATTCAGGGCGACTTACTAGACTAA
- a CDS encoding alpha/beta fold hydrolase: MPHALPVELRNHAGAVRLAFDAFGKCENPSIMLIMGLGAQRIFWEDGFCNMLAEQGFWVIRFDNRDVGESTVLADSLPPNLLQLAASGLFDATVSTPYSLKDMADDVVSLMAQLGITKAHIVGASMGGMIAQLLAIHHPQNVLSLTSIMSSTGDKNLYKPDKMVLLKLLKPMPKEREKCIESGVEFWRLLHGHFYTFDLPRTQNLVRRAYEIGVSTDGVLRQFAAILTAKDRTSDLNRLSLPTLVIHGEGDPLLPVNNGQATASAIDNAILKIYAGMGHTLPIELWQSIVSDIANIAHSADLRKVSERLKAAV, from the coding sequence ATGCCCCATGCTCTACCTGTAGAATTGAGAAATCACGCCGGCGCTGTTCGCCTTGCTTTTGATGCTTTTGGTAAGTGCGAAAACCCCTCAATCATGCTGATTATGGGGCTAGGGGCCCAGCGCATTTTCTGGGAAGATGGGTTCTGTAACATGCTCGCCGAACAAGGCTTCTGGGTGATCCGCTTCGATAATCGAGATGTGGGAGAGAGCACAGTACTGGCTGATAGCTTGCCTCCGAATTTATTGCAGTTGGCGGCAAGTGGATTGTTTGACGCAACGGTTTCTACCCCATATTCATTAAAAGATATGGCAGATGATGTGGTCAGTTTGATGGCGCAATTAGGGATCACTAAAGCCCATATAGTGGGCGCATCAATGGGAGGAATGATAGCTCAGCTATTGGCCATACATCATCCGCAAAACGTCCTGAGCTTGACATCTATTATGTCTAGTACCGGTGATAAAAACCTGTATAAGCCTGACAAAATGGTATTACTTAAGCTGTTGAAACCGATGCCTAAAGAGCGTGAAAAATGCATCGAAAGTGGTGTTGAATTTTGGCGATTACTGCATGGTCATTTTTATACCTTCGACTTACCTCGAACGCAAAATCTAGTGCGGCGAGCATATGAAATAGGGGTTAGCACAGATGGAGTACTACGCCAGTTTGCTGCTATTTTAACGGCTAAGGATCGCACCAGCGACCTGAATCGCTTATCTTTACCAACATTGGTTATTCACGGTGAGGGTGACCCCTTGCTTCCAGTGAATAACGGCCAAGCAACCGCGAGCGCAATTGATAACGCGATATTGAAAATTTATGCTGGAATGGGGCATACGTTGCCCATTGAATTGTGGCAGTCTATCGTCAGCGATATAGCAAACATCGCACACAGTGCAGATTTAAGAAAGGTCAGTGAGCGACTAAAAGCCGCGGTTTAG
- a CDS encoding HDOD domain-containing protein has product MFTADEYANRATESFALPKICIQIRTLLDSNNASTDDIARLVSTDPALSSKLLKLANSALFRFESQVDNINKAVNVVGGEALYNLVMAETAGSAFEHFSNDVIDLKRFWLQSIYAALVAKHLAKMTQTRTSARYFVIGLLHNIGELIVAVQTPELAIACNDYDQHVPPWKRQKSVLGFYYTDCTHALLKQWGLPAHLYQVLPDANNETAANSSHEASLMFIVCRVAVAMVYPDKFSASSVIHPMILRKAGLEEQDITDGIKFAHMEAQTMIELLSP; this is encoded by the coding sequence ATGTTCACTGCTGATGAATACGCAAACCGTGCCACTGAGTCATTCGCTTTACCTAAAATTTGTATACAAATTCGCACGCTGCTGGACAGCAACAATGCCAGCACGGACGATATCGCCAGACTTGTCTCTACCGACCCAGCCCTTAGCTCCAAACTTCTGAAGCTGGCCAACAGTGCCTTGTTTCGTTTTGAATCTCAGGTGGATAACATTAATAAAGCCGTTAATGTGGTGGGCGGTGAAGCGCTGTATAACTTAGTGATGGCCGAGACGGCTGGCTCTGCGTTTGAACATTTCAGCAACGACGTCATTGATTTAAAGCGTTTCTGGTTACAGAGTATCTACGCTGCATTGGTGGCTAAACATTTAGCAAAGATGACGCAAACCCGCACCAGTGCTCGGTATTTTGTTATCGGCTTATTGCACAATATTGGTGAACTCATCGTGGCTGTACAAACCCCTGAATTGGCAATTGCCTGTAACGATTACGACCAACATGTACCACCTTGGAAACGCCAAAAGTCAGTACTGGGATTCTATTATACGGATTGTACTCATGCGTTGTTAAAACAATGGGGACTCCCTGCGCATTTGTACCAAGTGTTGCCAGATGCCAACAATGAAACGGCCGCAAACTCGAGCCATGAAGCAAGCCTAATGTTTATAGTTTGCCGCGTGGCTGTTGCTATGGTTTATCCTGATAAGTTTAGTGCTTCAAGTGTGATTCACCCGATGATTTTGCGCAAAGCGGGTTTAGAAGAACAAGACATAACGGACGGTATAAAATTCGCACACATGGAAGCACAAACGATGATTGAACTTCTTAGCCCCTAA
- a CDS encoding DUF481 domain-containing protein: protein MRSLYMSDSGGNLPASGSNITATGELGLLYNKGNTNSSSVNAKFNISHELEKWSYQAIANTRYKTSKEADDGGDEYDVTTAQKNFISTQIDFKLASPDERIFIYAEYENDRFDIYDYQTLVASGWSERLWRDEFSEFKYSVGPGYAIAEAKNDEENDDLQGVILRTALEYTLEISKSAQFRQFISTETDPEYTKTKSETSLSTKIFGSLAMKLSFIMEHNSNAEVSQESLDTETAVTLVYQFF from the coding sequence ATGCGCTCACTCTACATGTCCGACAGCGGTGGAAACCTTCCAGCCTCTGGAAGCAACATCACGGCCACCGGTGAATTAGGTTTACTGTATAACAAGGGCAATACCAACTCTTCCAGTGTCAATGCTAAATTTAATATCAGTCACGAACTCGAGAAATGGAGCTATCAAGCGATTGCCAACACTCGGTATAAGACCTCAAAGGAAGCAGATGATGGGGGGGATGAATATGATGTCACTACGGCTCAGAAGAACTTTATCTCCACCCAAATAGACTTTAAGCTCGCCTCGCCGGATGAACGGATCTTTATTTACGCCGAATATGAAAATGATCGGTTCGATATTTATGACTACCAAACTTTAGTCGCCAGCGGTTGGAGCGAACGCCTTTGGCGTGACGAGTTTAGCGAGTTCAAATACAGTGTAGGACCGGGTTATGCTATCGCTGAAGCCAAAAACGACGAAGAAAATGATGACTTACAAGGCGTCATTCTACGTACTGCTTTGGAATACACCTTAGAAATATCTAAATCAGCGCAGTTTCGCCAGTTTATCAGCACAGAAACCGATCCCGAATACACCAAAACAAAATCAGAAACGTCACTTTCCACTAAAATATTTGGTTCATTAGCCATGAAGCTGTCCTTCATTATGGAACACAACAGCAACGCCGAAGTGAGCCAAGAGAGCCTAGATACGGAAACCGCTGTTACGCTTGTTTATCAATTTTTCTGA
- a CDS encoding DUF481 domain-containing protein, whose protein sequence is MKKTLIATGLLLAGNAFAQEEVKPFSMDGELGFIATSGNTETTSLNAKLSAHQELEQWSNDFLFEGLYKKDDVTLDDDTSESQTTAQKFFISGQGNYKLANPDHRLFAFGSYEDDRFSSFNYQSTVAAGWSQKLWDNETTKFEYSVGPGYSFAETSEGEDADSFIVRGALGFNWKISDTATFKQTMSTEVGEDNTKSKSISSISAKINSSLSMKLTLTFDHNSSVSEGIEKLDTQTAATIVYTFF, encoded by the coding sequence ATGAAAAAAACGCTTATCGCCACTGGATTACTCCTTGCGGGAAATGCCTTCGCCCAAGAAGAAGTTAAACCATTTTCTATGGATGGCGAGCTGGGCTTTATCGCTACCTCAGGTAACACAGAAACCACGTCTTTGAATGCTAAGTTGTCTGCTCATCAAGAGTTAGAGCAATGGAGTAATGATTTCTTATTCGAGGGTTTATATAAGAAAGATGATGTCACCCTTGATGATGATACTAGTGAAAGCCAAACTACAGCGCAGAAATTCTTTATCTCTGGTCAAGGTAACTACAAGTTAGCCAACCCTGATCACCGTTTATTCGCGTTCGGTTCATACGAAGATGACCGTTTCAGCAGCTTTAATTATCAATCAACCGTTGCCGCGGGTTGGAGCCAAAAGTTGTGGGACAACGAAACCACCAAGTTTGAATACAGTGTGGGTCCTGGTTACTCTTTTGCTGAAACCTCTGAAGGCGAAGACGCTGATAGCTTTATCGTCCGTGGGGCATTGGGCTTCAATTGGAAAATTTCTGATACCGCAACGTTCAAACAAACAATGAGTACGGAAGTCGGTGAAGATAACACTAAGTCTAAGTCCATAAGCTCTATCTCAGCCAAAATAAACAGTTCATTATCAATGAAACTAACCTTAACGTTCGATCACAACTCGAGTGTGTCTGAAGGAATAGAAAAGCTAGATACGCAAACAGCAGCAACCATCGTTTACACTTTCTTCTAA
- a CDS encoding putative bifunctional diguanylate cyclase/phosphodiesterase has product MSNKSVLIKPSLQMRMSFIFLLLLSIIVVVTIYFVQQATFKHASAQLMNHIQTSAAVVQDNVEGRASALDNGMATLAKDFSMKQLIATAKNDQRSLSSAMSNYQSRLGADIYWVLSKDFTPLIEAHSPFENSKQVVPAFSKAALHWFTYQGRNYLMRSTPVRFVETSGHINAWVVMGIDAKKLFTPHLVDLTDMQISLFGGNASVLLGATPEAHFVAGQKQGEIAKTRGLHRLPLNSTSIIYSAFELGTWQGESAFIVLSMDEDDAFLSNESLIGQLIFILLAAAALGLLGATLLSREITKPLKQLIDAARRMRAGENVDSFPSANTREVETLSSAFSDMQLGIQDREAQIHQLAYFDELTHIPNRIQFSNHISDMIRQAPECELIVLMIDVDRFKEINDTLGHDLGDELLIAIAKRLHSHTQNKGFCARLGGDEYAWVGLQEANTRPQDVAQNLLSVFEQPFKIENLVLDVDCSMGIALYPQHASSLQGLMQCADIAMYSCKDQHNPFALYNDALNKHSVVRLSLMSQLKGALGEGQLELHYQPKLTIASDKIETLECLIRWFHPEHGFVPPDDFIPLAEQTGAIRHVTQWALRTACEQVKRWRDKNICFSVAVNISAIDLVDLSLPASIESLLNEFDLPPSALTMEVTESAVMGDPENALKALNLLRDMGVTLSIDDFGTGYSSMAQLKKMPVDELKIDKAFVLALATNQEDRVMVKTLVSLAQNLGLTTVAEGVEDLETLEFLREVGCTKAQGYYMTKALRADELISWYEMFTEQGLASCSQ; this is encoded by the coding sequence ATGAGTAACAAAAGCGTATTGATTAAACCATCTTTGCAAATGCGGATGTCTTTCATATTTTTGCTCTTGCTCAGTATTATCGTCGTGGTAACCATTTATTTCGTTCAGCAAGCCACGTTCAAACACGCTAGTGCTCAACTAATGAATCATATTCAAACTTCTGCTGCGGTCGTTCAGGACAATGTGGAGGGACGAGCCAGTGCGCTAGATAACGGAATGGCCACACTCGCCAAAGATTTCAGCATGAAGCAACTCATAGCAACAGCTAAAAATGATCAACGCTCATTAAGCTCCGCTATGTCAAACTACCAGAGCCGTTTAGGAGCAGATATCTACTGGGTTTTGAGTAAGGACTTCACACCACTTATTGAAGCGCATTCGCCGTTTGAAAATAGCAAGCAAGTCGTTCCTGCTTTCTCCAAAGCAGCGTTACATTGGTTTACTTACCAAGGGCGTAACTACCTTATGCGCTCAACACCTGTGCGCTTTGTCGAAACGTCAGGCCATATCAATGCTTGGGTCGTGATGGGGATTGATGCAAAGAAATTGTTCACACCACATCTGGTGGATTTAACCGATATGCAAATATCACTGTTCGGTGGCAATGCCAGTGTGCTGTTGGGAGCGACCCCTGAAGCGCATTTCGTCGCGGGCCAAAAGCAAGGTGAAATCGCTAAAACGCGAGGGCTTCACAGGCTACCATTAAATTCTACCAGCATCATTTACAGTGCTTTTGAGCTTGGCACTTGGCAAGGGGAATCGGCTTTTATTGTATTGTCGATGGACGAAGATGATGCGTTTCTTTCTAATGAAAGTTTAATTGGTCAATTAATCTTCATTTTGTTGGCCGCTGCCGCGCTGGGTTTGTTAGGTGCGACACTGCTATCACGCGAAATTACCAAGCCATTGAAGCAATTGATAGATGCAGCGCGCAGAATGCGTGCCGGTGAGAATGTTGATAGTTTTCCTAGTGCAAACACTCGAGAAGTAGAAACGCTTTCCAGCGCCTTTAGTGATATGCAACTAGGTATCCAAGATCGTGAAGCGCAAATTCACCAACTGGCATATTTTGACGAGCTAACTCATATCCCAAACCGCATCCAGTTTTCTAACCATATCAGCGACATGATCAGGCAAGCACCAGAATGCGAGTTGATCGTGTTGATGATAGATGTAGACCGATTCAAAGAGATAAACGATACCCTAGGTCATGATTTAGGCGACGAACTGCTTATTGCCATCGCCAAGCGTTTACATAGTCATACGCAAAACAAGGGTTTCTGTGCGCGATTAGGGGGAGATGAATATGCTTGGGTCGGCCTTCAAGAGGCCAATACACGCCCGCAAGATGTGGCTCAAAATCTCCTGAGCGTGTTCGAGCAGCCTTTTAAGATAGAAAATCTAGTACTAGATGTGGACTGCTCAATGGGAATTGCCCTTTATCCACAACACGCTTCGTCGCTGCAAGGGCTTATGCAATGTGCTGATATTGCTATGTACAGTTGTAAAGATCAGCATAATCCATTCGCCCTTTATAATGATGCACTTAACAAGCACTCAGTGGTTCGGTTGAGCCTGATGTCACAGCTTAAAGGCGCGTTAGGCGAGGGACAATTAGAGCTGCATTACCAACCGAAGTTAACCATCGCGAGCGACAAAATAGAGACGCTGGAATGCCTAATACGCTGGTTTCACCCTGAACATGGTTTCGTTCCCCCTGATGATTTTATTCCACTAGCCGAGCAAACAGGCGCTATTCGCCACGTTACCCAATGGGCATTAAGAACAGCGTGTGAGCAAGTCAAACGATGGCGTGATAAGAACATATGTTTTTCCGTGGCAGTGAATATTTCAGCGATCGATTTAGTTGATTTATCGTTACCAGCGAGCATTGAATCTTTGCTCAATGAGTTTGATTTACCCCCCAGTGCATTGACAATGGAGGTGACTGAAAGCGCGGTTATGGGCGATCCAGAAAATGCCCTTAAGGCATTAAACCTGCTCCGAGATATGGGGGTTACCTTGTCTATCGATGACTTTGGTACGGGGTATTCTTCGATGGCTCAATTGAAAAAAATGCCGGTAGATGAACTCAAAATTGATAAGGCATTTGTACTTGCGCTAGCCACAAACCAAGAAGACAGAGTGATGGTGAAAACGCTAGTCAGCTTAGCGCAAAATTTAGGGCTTACAACCGTAGCTGAGGGAGTTGAAGACCTTGAAACGTTAGAATTTTTAAGAGAAGTCGGTTGCACCAAGGCGCAAGGCTACTATATGACTAAGGCATTGCGCGCTGATGAATTAATCTCTTGGTATGAAATGTTTACCGAGCAGGGATTGGCTTCGTGCTCACAATGA
- a CDS encoding methylamine utilization protein: MANSVSFAGNIAVSLLDNQQNPLANAVVYLIPKTESFEPVENMAIMDQVDTQFYPHILAVQRNTQVSFPNSDSIQHHVYSFSSAKVFELELYKGLRADPLLFDNLGVVEMGCNVHDWMLGYIYVVDTPYFKKSDYAGEVTISVPDGEYTLKAWHPRISDSPESFQMMLSIQGDTHVSMSVPSALLPDVNAFEDAADEFGEYE; the protein is encoded by the coding sequence ATGGCAAATTCAGTCAGTTTTGCTGGCAACATTGCGGTTTCCCTTTTGGATAACCAGCAAAACCCATTAGCGAATGCTGTGGTTTATCTTATACCGAAAACGGAATCTTTCGAGCCTGTTGAAAACATGGCGATCATGGATCAAGTCGACACCCAGTTTTACCCGCATATTCTTGCTGTTCAGCGTAACACTCAAGTGAGTTTTCCTAATTCTGACTCGATTCAGCATCACGTATACTCGTTCTCTAGCGCCAAGGTGTTTGAGTTAGAGCTATACAAGGGATTACGGGCGGATCCGTTATTGTTCGACAACCTTGGAGTGGTGGAAATGGGGTGTAACGTGCATGACTGGATGCTGGGTTACATCTATGTAGTGGATACACCGTATTTTAAAAAATCGGACTACGCAGGCGAGGTGACAATCAGCGTGCCTGACGGTGAATATACTCTTAAAGCATGGCATCCACGTATTAGCGATAGCCCAGAGTCATTTCAAATGATGTTATCAATACAAGGTGATACTCACGTGAGCATGAGTGTGCCTTCTGCTCTGTTACCTGATGTAAATGCTTTTGAAGATGCGGCAGATGAATTCGGTGAATATGAGTAA